From Hymenobacter sediminicola:
TGGAAGACTGGACTACCGAGCGTGGCATGCAGTGGCTGAACGATATGCCGGGAATTGGGCTGAAAACGGCTTCGTTGGTACTACTATTCAACTTTCGCAAGCCAGTGCTGCCCATTGATACGCACGTGCACCGCATTGCGCAGCGCGTGGGCATGATCGGGCCAAAAGCCTCCGCCGATAAAGCCCATCAGGTGCTGCTGGAGCAGCTGCCCAAAGACTCGTTGGTCCTGCTCAACTTTCACAAGCACAACTACTGGCACGGGCAGCGCGTGTGCCTTTATGCAAAGCCCGACTGCCCCAAGTGCCCGCTGAAGGTCTTCTGCAACTACTATTTGGAGTACTATGGCCCCGCTACTCCCGAAGCCATAGCTGCTACCCCTGCCAAGTGGGATACGGTTTGGGGGGCATTGCCGCACTGATGAGTTGCTAGGGTAGGCGCTGGATGCGTACCCGCAGTGTGTCTACCAGCGGATGCAGAGCGTCCGGGATATTATTTTTCTGCGTGTCAATCAGCCAGAAACGGCGGGTGCCGTTGTCGAAAAGGGACACATAGTAGCCACCACCATCGGCCGCATCAGGGGTGCCAATGGTGCCATCAGGTTGCTGGAGCAACTGTGCCGGAATGAGCTGTGGCAAGTCGCGCACCTGGGCGTAGTAGCTGGCTGCCAGCGGAATATACTGGCCGGTATATGCCTGTGCTAAATGGGGGTATCGGTCGGCCGTATCCTCTTCCAGAGTGCCTGCATCGGTATTCAGCCGATAGATTTCAATGCACCGCTCACCGGCGCAGAATCCGTAGAACTGCCCGAATACCAGTTCGCTGGTTTCGTGAGAAGCACTATCCGCATCTTTCTTGCAGGATGTCGCGAGTGAAATGGTCAGCAGACCAGCCAACAAAAGCAAAAGAGAGGGACGCATAGGATTGCAATGGCGTAAGGGTGTCAAGTAGAAGAGTGACCTGAAATGGCAGAGGTTGCAAGCATTTTCAGGGTTTTGCGGTTGTAGCACCTGCGGCTTGTATCCGCACTGTACCTTTACTCTCACTATGCGCCTTGTTCGTCATCCGGTTCTGTGCAATTACTACGTCACCTACCGGTGCAATGCGCGCTGCTCGTTCTGCGACATCTGGGAGAAACCCTCGCCTTATATTCAGCTGGAAGATGTGGAGCGCAACCTGCGCGACCTGAAGCGGCTGGGGGTATCGGTGGTAGACTTTACGGGCGGTGAGCCGCTGCTGCACCGTCAGATTCACGAGTTTGTGGGTTTGGCGCACAGCATGGGCTTCATCACGACGCTCACCACCAACTGCCTGCTCTACCCCAAATACGCTGAAAAACTGCGTGGCAAGGTGGATATGCTGCATTTTTCGCTGGACGCGTCCGAAAAGGAGGTCCATGATAAAGGCCGCGGGGTGGCGTGCTACGATTTTGTGCTGGAAAGCATCCGAGTGGCAAGAGAAATAGGTGAGCGGCCGGATATCCTATTCACCGTATTTCGCGAGAATCTGAAGGATCTGGAAGCCGTGTACCACGACATCACGCAGCCGAACGGACTGGTGCTGATTCTGAATCCGGCGTTTGAGTACAACACGGTGGAAACTGGCGAGCAGCTGACAGCCGAAGAACTAGATTACCTATCGGCTTTCGGCAAGCGCAAAGGCGTGTATCTCAACGAAGCCTTTATTCAGTTGCGGCGCGACGGCGGCAACCACGTAGCCGCACCGGTGTGCCGGGCAGCTAGCACCACGCTGGTTATTTCGCCCAGCAACGAGCTGGTGCTGCCCTGCTACCATCTTGGAGAGCGGAAGTTTCCTATCGAAGGCAATCTGTACGATCTGTATAACTCCGGGCCAGTGCAGCAGCTGGCTGCTCTGGAAGGGCGCCTGCCACAGTGCGAAGGCTGCACCATCAATTGCTATATGCAGCCCAGCTTCGCCGTCGAAACCAGCAAGTATTTCTGGCAAGCACTGCCCAGCACCCTCAAATACAACTGGGACAAAGGCACCTGGAAACGAATGCTCGTACGATAAGGTGATGGGGTTGGGGCGGTGCTTGCGCTGCAGCCTCATCCAATACGTTAATTCATCAGTTTACCGTTTTTGCTATGCCCGCTCTCATTCTGCCTGTTCAGGGCAAACACCCCCAACTCGGTCCTGACTGCTACGTGGCCGACAATGCTACCATCATAGGTGACGTGACGCTGGGTGCACAGTGTACCGTGTGGTTTAATGCCGTAATCCGTGGCGACGTGAACAGCATCCGCATCGGTGCTAAAACCAACGTTCAGGACGGAGCCGTGCTGCACTGCACCTATCAGAAGGCGGCTACTACTATTGGAGCAGGCGTTAGCATCGGGCACAAGGCTATTGTACACGGCTGCACCGTGGAGGACAACGTGCTGATAGGAATGGGCGCTATTGTGATGGACCACGCCGTGGTAGGAGAGGGTTGCATTGTGGCGGCCGGAGCAGTAGTGCTGGAAAACACGCAGTGTGAGCCGGGCTACCTTTATGCCGGCATACCGGCTCGCAAAGTCAAGCTCGTGACGGAAGAGCAGCGCCAGAATATGCTGCGCACAGCCGACAACTACGTGCTATATGCCAGTTGGCTAAAATAGGAGTGGAGTAGCCAGCAGCAGTAACGACAGCGGCCCCACCTGTGAAGGCGGGGCCGCTGTCGTTACTGCTGCTTGAATCAGATATTCTGCATGCCTTCATCTTCCAACTCTTCCTGCTCCATCTCCCGCGTAACGTTGAGCTGCACCAACTCTACGGTCCGGCGGGAGCGTTTCAGCACCCGGAACTCATAGTTGTCGAGTACGGCTACGTCGCCTACTTCCGGAATATTGCCGTAAATCACGTTCAGCAGGCCGCCCACCGTTTCGTAGTCTTCGCCTTCGGGCAGCGGAAACGGCAGGTACTCGTTGGCGTCGGAAATAGAGGTAGAAGTATTGACGCGAAACTCGTTAGAGGAAATCTTCTCCACCACGGGCACTTCGTTGTCATACTCGTCCTGGATTTCACCTACTAGCTCCTCGATAATGTCCTCGATGGTAACGATACCCGAGACACCACCAAATTCGTCGCTGACGATGGCCATGTGCATGTGCTTGCGCTGAAACTGGCGCAGCAGCCGGTTAATCTTCTTGGTTTCCGGTACGAAATAGGCCGGGCGCATGATTTTGGCCAGTTCGATGGGCTCGTTCCGACGAATGATCTGTAGCAGATCCTTCACGTAGAGCACACCCACAATATTGTCAATATTGCCTTCGAATACCGGAATACGTGAGTACCCTTCATTATACACCATTTCCAGAATGCCATCCTGGGGGGTGTTCACATCAATGGCCGCCAGCTTGGTGCGCGGTACCATAATCTGCTTCACCATCCGGTCGTTGAACTCGAACACGTTTTCAAGCAACTCGTGCTCCGACTCCTGTATTTCGCCGCTCTGCTTGCTTTGGTCCAGCAGCAGGCGCAGCTCTTCGGAAGTATGAACCTCGGAGCCGTGCGTGGCACTGCCACCGAACAGGCCAGCAACCATGTTCGACAGCCGGTCGAGGACCCAGATGAGCGGAAAGGTGAGGAAAGCAAAGGCCCGCAGCGGAATGGCAATGGCCATGGAAGTAGTTTCCGGCTTCTGAATGGCTAGTACCTTGGGCGCCTGCTCACCTAGCACAATGTGCATAATGGTGATGAGCGTGAAGGAAGTAGCAATGGCAATCTGGTGAACTGCGGTAGGCGTGAGCGTCAGGCCCAGTTGGTCGATGATAGCCAGTACGACGGCCGCCACTACACTTTCGCCTACCCAACCCAAGGCCAGGGAGGCTACTGTAATACCCAGTTGGGTGGCCGAGAGGTAATAATTGAGGTCGTGCAGCATGCTCTGCACTAGCTTGGCCAGCCGGTTGCCGCTCTGGGCCTTGATGTCGATTTGAGACGGGCGGACTTTAACGAAGGCAAATTCTGCCGCTACGAAAAATCCGTTCAGCAACACAAGCAGAACGGTAAGGAGTATATTTAAGATCATAGGTTCGGCAACTCGGGCTCACGCGGCCCAGATGCCTTGGTATTGCAAAAGTACGTGATTCTGCGCAAGCGGTTCCGGCGGAGTTTCTGGCTGTGCCATCGGTGAAGAAACCAGTCCACTAAAAAACCGGTAAACTCGCTCCGCTGTTAGCGTTTCTCCCGACCTTTGCCGGGCTTGCAATTGTAGTTGTTTTCTTTCCGCTGATGTTTGTCCGCAAAACCATAGTGCTGTCCTTGCTGCTCGTGTTGCTCACGGCGCTCGGGGCCGTTGCCCAGATTCTCACTCCCACCAAGCTCAGCGTAGCGCTAAGCCGGCCCGCCGCCAAGGTAGGTGAAGAGGTAGACCTTATTGTAAATGCGCGTATTGATGATAAGTGGCACCTCTACGCCACCGACTTCGACCCCGACCTGGGGCCGGTGCCTTTTACTTTCACGTTTGCTAAGAATCCAGCCTACGAGTTGGTCGGCAAGCCCAAATCGGTGGGCTCGCAGAAGCACTTCGATGAAGTATTTAAAGGTGACGTCACGTATTTCGAGAAAACCGGCCAGATAAAGCAGCGGGTACGGGTATTGCAGCCCGGCCCACTTACCATCAAGGCCGAAGTAGAGTACCAGACCTGCACTGATGTGGACGGCCGATGCATTCCCGGTGAGGAAAGCCTGAG
This genomic window contains:
- a CDS encoding endonuclease III domain-containing protein — its product is MATPATYTSPPAEKTWQDHLLLNAFYPPLSQDTVRRSPMRELISTVLSHRTTHADEELAYDRMLEAFGDWAGVMEAPTAELAHAIRTTRWPDTQAPRIQEILRRIWAERGEFTLDFLEDWTTERGMQWLNDMPGIGLKTASLVLLFNFRKPVLPIDTHVHRIAQRVGMIGPKASADKAHQVLLEQLPKDSLVLLNFHKHNYWHGQRVCLYAKPDCPKCPLKVFCNYYLEYYGPATPEAIAATPAKWDTVWGALPH
- a CDS encoding radical SAM protein — encoded protein: MRLVRHPVLCNYYVTYRCNARCSFCDIWEKPSPYIQLEDVERNLRDLKRLGVSVVDFTGGEPLLHRQIHEFVGLAHSMGFITTLTTNCLLYPKYAEKLRGKVDMLHFSLDASEKEVHDKGRGVACYDFVLESIRVAREIGERPDILFTVFRENLKDLEAVYHDITQPNGLVLILNPAFEYNTVETGEQLTAEELDYLSAFGKRKGVYLNEAFIQLRRDGGNHVAAPVCRAASTTLVISPSNELVLPCYHLGERKFPIEGNLYDLYNSGPVQQLAALEGRLPQCEGCTINCYMQPSFAVETSKYFWQALPSTLKYNWDKGTWKRMLVR
- a CDS encoding gamma carbonic anhydrase family protein — encoded protein: MPALILPVQGKHPQLGPDCYVADNATIIGDVTLGAQCTVWFNAVIRGDVNSIRIGAKTNVQDGAVLHCTYQKAATTIGAGVSIGHKAIVHGCTVEDNVLIGMGAIVMDHAVVGEGCIVAAGAVVLENTQCEPGYLYAGIPARKVKLVTEEQRQNMLRTADNYVLYASWLK
- a CDS encoding hemolysin family protein, which encodes MILNILLTVLLVLLNGFFVAAEFAFVKVRPSQIDIKAQSGNRLAKLVQSMLHDLNYYLSATQLGITVASLALGWVGESVVAAVVLAIIDQLGLTLTPTAVHQIAIATSFTLITIMHIVLGEQAPKVLAIQKPETTSMAIAIPLRAFAFLTFPLIWVLDRLSNMVAGLFGGSATHGSEVHTSEELRLLLDQSKQSGEIQESEHELLENVFEFNDRMVKQIMVPRTKLAAIDVNTPQDGILEMVYNEGYSRIPVFEGNIDNIVGVLYVKDLLQIIRRNEPIELAKIMRPAYFVPETKKINRLLRQFQRKHMHMAIVSDEFGGVSGIVTIEDIIEELVGEIQDEYDNEVPVVEKISSNEFRVNTSTSISDANEYLPFPLPEGEDYETVGGLLNVIYGNIPEVGDVAVLDNYEFRVLKRSRRTVELVQLNVTREMEQEELEDEGMQNI